In the Paenibacillus sp. FSL H7-0357 genome, one interval contains:
- a CDS encoding deoxyguanosinetriphosphate triphosphohydrolase family protein, whose protein sequence is MTLIEKREHRQYPEITRLETSRAAYERDYSRLIHSPTFRRLQGKSQVFGAGTGDYYRTRLTHSLEVAQIAREAAKSLLRSYPEVETGQADNPGLVIDPEVVECAAIAHDFGHPPFGHKGEEVLDNILEQLVAKKTEEEALKSGAGPLQRQTIHENLKRQYEHFEGNAHNFRLIMFLEKRENIDGLNLSDAVLLGINKYPFPGTVLKKGMYLHEWDYIREVRKEWGVPEGKKTLEAQLMDLCDDIAYSAHDLEDGIKAGKIEVHEHFMHDAYIQRLIVEKITTLEDLFWEGWKSEAIHAKVEEVLSSFLRVWMEKMPTCENDYSRTRREVKAYWVSTFVASLGVIHDGDWKKVTFIKEDKEDEDMLRTVSVLKSFAWVTMIRDLRVQRLQKRSEWILRRLWGAFLDPETSKAIIPSDWLQRFEKDQRSQRPIWTWEHMVIDYIAGMTDAFAEKIYNELYGLKVGSIYDLD, encoded by the coding sequence CGGCTGCAAGGCAAATCACAGGTGTTCGGCGCCGGAACCGGCGATTATTACCGCACGCGCCTGACTCATTCCCTGGAAGTAGCACAAATTGCCCGTGAAGCCGCCAAGAGCCTGCTGCGCTCTTACCCGGAGGTGGAAACGGGGCAGGCGGACAACCCGGGTCTTGTAATCGATCCCGAAGTGGTGGAATGTGCAGCCATCGCGCATGATTTCGGCCACCCGCCATTCGGCCACAAAGGGGAAGAAGTGCTCGATAATATTTTGGAGCAGCTTGTGGCCAAAAAGACTGAGGAGGAAGCGCTGAAATCCGGCGCGGGTCCGCTGCAGAGGCAGACGATCCACGAAAATCTGAAACGGCAATATGAGCATTTTGAGGGCAATGCCCATAATTTCCGGCTGATCATGTTTCTGGAGAAGCGCGAGAACATCGACGGCCTGAACCTTTCCGACGCAGTGCTGCTGGGTATCAACAAGTATCCTTTTCCCGGCACGGTACTCAAGAAAGGCATGTATCTTCATGAATGGGATTATATCAGGGAAGTCCGCAAGGAATGGGGGGTGCCGGAAGGCAAGAAGACGCTGGAAGCCCAGCTTATGGACCTCTGCGACGACATCGCCTATTCCGCCCATGATTTGGAGGATGGCATAAAGGCCGGCAAAATCGAGGTCCATGAGCACTTTATGCATGATGCCTATATCCAGCGGCTGATCGTCGAGAAGATTACCACGCTGGAGGATTTGTTCTGGGAAGGCTGGAAGTCAGAGGCTATCCATGCCAAAGTCGAAGAGGTGCTGAGCTCATTCCTGCGGGTATGGATGGAGAAAATGCCGACCTGTGAAAATGATTACTCCCGCACCCGGCGTGAGGTTAAAGCCTACTGGGTCAGCACCTTTGTCGCCAGCTTAGGCGTGATTCACGACGGAGACTGGAAGAAGGTCACCTTTATCAAGGAGGACAAAGAGGATGAGGACATGCTGCGGACGGTCAGTGTGCTCAAAAGCTTCGCCTGGGTCACGATGATTCGCGACCTGCGTGTGCAGCGGCTGCAGAAACGCAGCGAGTGGATTTTGCGGCGGCTTTGGGGCGCATTCCTCGATCCTGAAACGTCGAAGGCGATTATCCCGAGTGACTGGCTGCAGCGTTTTGAGAAGGATCAGCGGTCGCAGAGGCCGATCTGGACGTGGGAGCATATGGTGATTGATTATATTGCCGGAATGACAGATGCTTTTGCCGAGAAAATCTACAATGAGCTTTATGGTCTGAAGGTCGGTTCTATTTACGATCTGGACTAG
- a CDS encoding glycosyl hydrolase codes for MKKFKKSFLLFLTALMMFSMAVPALAGNARQEKLATHWAKESIAKWQGNGVLQGYPDGSFKPDNNVTRAEMTSIINKLFGFSALPESNFSDVPAGAWYAKDLAVAKQAGYYKGFPDNKAKADTKLTRQDTAVLLASVFSLTPGNGAAALAFTDSAGISLYANEAIQALQGTLNGYPDGSFRPDRLITRAELLSIVDRLVSRYYHEAGTVAGGDIQGNVLINRSGVLLKDARISGNLYLAPGIESGEATLENVTVQGAVYISGGENSIHFNNSKLALVNLNRPGGKVGIIAEGHTTIAQLAVESAAILEVGAEAEIAEVVIGSGASGTAVTGKGTISKLDVRASSVSFNGQALTTGTFSVMNGGFTTSGSTTNGAATGTVSGSNGSGSTGGGGTGTPAVTVNIADPAASAATKSLFAYLDETSGKQIMFGHQHDTTVSFAGKDKAGTVISDVYSSVGDYPAVFGWDTLSLDGYEAPPGVSGNHEASRLGLTAAMKQAHELGGILTLSTHPYNFVTGGSFNDTGNSPGAASSVVARILPGGDKNSGFNTYLDRIADFASNLKDDDGNLIPVLFRPFHEQNGGWFWWGAATTTKSEYAELYRYTVEYLRDIKGVHNFLYVFSPNGPFNGNESEYLTTYPGDQYVDILGMDQYDNKDNAGSESFLNGLVKDLKMISGLAQDKGKIVTLSEYGYSAAGMKTTGNNELQWFTKLLNAIKADPDAAKISYMLTWANFGEGNNLYVPYKNVPNKADHELLPDFVNFYNDAATAFAGDVKDDNKYSRAVNAAVKEPFLHIVTPNNIGTVTEGTTVIRSKTANFTPVKVTYTIGKSTVEQEMTLGADGYCAAVWQPDSSLNGSSTDITVKAYGPGDTLLTQSISVFVKIGEVPVKEIKFNTADDLQLIQNNGSWSGLAGNGETIKTEFKHAVLDGDGKLNLNISEGLASGDTWQELKLQLTSAALDGVDLAKVGRVKFNLLIPESAQNETGNAAIRGVVQLPEDWNTKYGMDSSYKTLSSLEKVTVDGSSYYRFAASIDLDNAEKSAAAAGLAISIVGSGLVSEGALPIYVDDISLYNTYRAPVADHALVDDYESYGASDDALAAKYPKAGGDDVSVALSAERKNTGGYGLKMHYSIDSAGYTGIGKNLGSLDWSTYNAVSLWVASDGSSSYAEKGEPLKLVVQLVIDGGYFEAYPVITPDQNGQVVLSLKNLTEMSWGKGGALTEERLKQVQNFNLYVNAMDGQSHKGVLYFDDIKAVYDPALPDMSGETGGQPDAHAPGVLYQFRSAEDITGWVTANDDQAGAKAPEFSEEEQAVGVQFDQVDNGSFELAVDPVKLNIAGLHTINAKVKLSGGAAKARLFIKTGAGWVWSDSGAPLTVDSKGYTTLSISLPSAAEAAGVDLTAVKTIGIKLEGITNGEGTAELYLQEVMLAAAGADID; via the coding sequence TTGAAGAAGTTTAAGAAGAGTTTCCTGCTGTTTCTTACGGCCCTCATGATGTTTTCGATGGCTGTACCTGCACTGGCCGGCAATGCCCGCCAGGAAAAACTTGCAACCCACTGGGCCAAAGAGAGCATCGCGAAATGGCAGGGGAATGGAGTGCTGCAAGGATATCCGGACGGCAGCTTTAAGCCCGATAACAATGTTACCCGCGCTGAGATGACGAGTATTATTAACAAGCTTTTCGGATTTAGTGCCTTGCCCGAATCCAATTTCTCGGATGTGCCGGCAGGCGCATGGTATGCCAAAGATCTGGCTGTAGCGAAGCAGGCCGGTTATTATAAAGGCTTCCCGGACAACAAAGCGAAAGCGGATACAAAGTTGACCCGCCAGGATACTGCTGTATTGCTCGCTTCGGTCTTTTCGCTTACACCGGGCAATGGCGCTGCTGCTCTTGCTTTTACGGACAGTGCCGGCATCAGCCTGTATGCGAATGAGGCGATCCAGGCGCTGCAGGGGACTTTGAATGGTTATCCGGACGGATCCTTCCGGCCTGACCGCCTTATCACAAGAGCAGAATTGCTCAGCATTGTCGACAGGCTGGTCAGCCGCTACTATCACGAGGCTGGAACGGTTGCCGGGGGCGACATTCAGGGCAATGTTCTGATCAACCGCAGCGGAGTACTGCTAAAGGATGCCCGTATCTCGGGGAATCTGTATTTGGCCCCTGGCATTGAGAGCGGAGAAGCCACTCTGGAGAATGTAACTGTTCAAGGCGCGGTTTATATTTCCGGTGGTGAGAATTCGATTCATTTCAACAACTCCAAGCTGGCGTTGGTCAACCTGAATCGTCCGGGCGGGAAAGTCGGCATCATTGCTGAAGGCCATACAACGATTGCTCAGCTGGCTGTTGAAAGCGCTGCAATTCTTGAGGTGGGCGCAGAAGCGGAGATTGCTGAGGTTGTCATCGGCAGCGGTGCTTCCGGTACGGCGGTAACAGGCAAGGGGACAATCAGCAAGCTTGATGTTCGTGCTTCTTCTGTCAGTTTTAACGGGCAAGCATTGACGACTGGAACCTTCTCGGTAATGAATGGCGGATTTACGACCTCTGGCAGTACAACAAACGGAGCCGCCACCGGAACCGTATCCGGCTCTAATGGTTCAGGCAGCACTGGAGGAGGTGGAACTGGGACGCCTGCCGTTACCGTCAACATTGCTGACCCGGCTGCATCCGCCGCAACGAAATCCCTGTTCGCTTATCTGGATGAAACCAGCGGCAAACAGATTATGTTCGGGCATCAGCATGATACGACCGTATCTTTTGCCGGCAAGGATAAAGCGGGGACTGTAATCTCGGATGTGTACAGCTCGGTAGGCGATTATCCGGCTGTGTTTGGCTGGGATACGCTCAGCCTGGACGGATACGAAGCTCCTCCCGGAGTGAGCGGGAATCATGAAGCCAGCAGGCTGGGTCTCACCGCTGCGATGAAGCAGGCACATGAGCTGGGCGGTATCTTGACGCTGAGCACGCATCCTTATAATTTTGTGACTGGCGGAAGCTTTAATGATACGGGCAATTCCCCCGGGGCAGCCTCATCGGTAGTGGCACGTATTCTGCCGGGCGGTGATAAGAACAGCGGATTCAATACCTATCTCGACCGGATTGCCGACTTCGCGAGCAATCTCAAAGATGACGACGGCAACCTGATTCCGGTGTTGTTCCGTCCGTTCCATGAGCAGAATGGAGGCTGGTTCTGGTGGGGGGCGGCAACGACTACAAAAAGCGAATATGCTGAGCTGTACCGATACACCGTTGAATATCTGCGGGACATTAAGGGAGTCCACAACTTCCTGTATGTATTTTCCCCGAATGGTCCGTTTAACGGCAACGAAAGTGAATATTTGACGACTTATCCGGGCGATCAATATGTGGATATTCTCGGTATGGACCAATACGACAACAAGGACAACGCAGGTTCCGAGTCTTTTCTGAATGGCCTTGTGAAAGATTTGAAGATGATTTCCGGCCTGGCTCAGGATAAGGGTAAGATTGTGACCCTCTCGGAATACGGATACAGCGCCGCAGGAATGAAAACAACGGGAAATAATGAGCTGCAGTGGTTTACGAAGTTATTGAACGCCATCAAGGCGGATCCGGATGCGGCGAAGATTTCCTACATGCTGACCTGGGCCAACTTTGGCGAAGGCAATAATCTGTATGTTCCTTACAAGAATGTTCCGAATAAAGCCGATCACGAGCTTCTTCCGGACTTTGTGAATTTCTATAATGATGCTGCTACTGCCTTTGCGGGGGATGTGAAGGATGACAACAAGTATTCCCGTGCGGTCAATGCTGCAGTGAAAGAACCGTTTCTGCATATCGTTACACCGAATAATATCGGTACAGTAACTGAGGGCACGACAGTCATCCGTTCGAAAACGGCTAATTTCACACCGGTTAAGGTCACTTATACAATCGGAAAGTCCACAGTTGAACAAGAAATGACACTGGGAGCGGACGGCTATTGCGCTGCGGTCTGGCAGCCGGATTCCAGCTTGAACGGCAGTTCCACCGACATTACGGTAAAAGCTTATGGACCGGGTGACACGCTGCTTACGCAAAGCATCTCCGTATTTGTGAAGATCGGCGAGGTGCCGGTAAAAGAGATCAAGTTCAACACGGCTGATGATCTGCAGCTCATCCAGAACAATGGCAGCTGGTCCGGTCTAGCTGGAAACGGCGAGACGATCAAGACGGAGTTCAAGCATGCGGTTCTGGACGGAGACGGAAAGCTGAATCTGAATATCTCGGAAGGATTGGCCTCCGGGGATACCTGGCAGGAGCTGAAGCTGCAGCTTACATCTGCGGCACTGGACGGGGTAGACCTGGCCAAAGTGGGCCGTGTGAAATTCAATCTGCTGATTCCTGAATCTGCCCAGAATGAAACCGGAAATGCCGCTATCCGCGGCGTTGTTCAACTTCCGGAAGATTGGAATACCAAGTATGGCATGGATTCCAGTTATAAAACGTTATCCAGCCTGGAAAAAGTAACGGTGGACGGCTCGTCATACTACAGGTTTGCTGCCTCTATTGACTTAGATAATGCCGAGAAGTCTGCAGCGGCAGCCGGTCTGGCCATTTCCATTGTAGGGAGCGGACTGGTCTCTGAAGGAGCTCTGCCTATTTATGTAGATGATATCAGCCTTTACAATACCTACCGTGCGCCGGTAGCAGACCATGCGCTGGTGGATGATTATGAATCCTACGGTGCAAGCGATGATGCACTTGCGGCAAAATATCCTAAAGCCGGCGGCGACGATGTCAGCGTAGCTTTAAGCGCGGAACGCAAAAATACCGGCGGTTATGGATTGAAAATGCACTATAGCATTGATAGTGCCGGTTATACGGGAATCGGTAAGAACCTTGGTTCCCTGGATTGGTCCACTTACAACGCGGTCAGTCTGTGGGTTGCTTCCGACGGCAGCAGCTCTTACGCGGAAAAGGGAGAGCCGCTCAAGCTGGTTGTCCAGCTGGTCATTGACGGCGGATATTTCGAAGCTTATCCCGTGATTACTCCGGATCAGAACGGACAGGTTGTATTAAGCCTGAAGAATTTGACCGAAATGAGCTGGGGCAAAGGCGGTGCGCTCACAGAGGAAAGACTGAAGCAGGTGCAAAACTTCAATCTGTATGTGAACGCTATGGATGGGCAGTCCCATAAAGGTGTTCTATACTTTGATGACATTAAAGCGGTATATGACCCGGCACTTCCGGATATGTCCGGGGAAACTGGCGGACAGCCGGATGCGCATGCGCCTGGAGTTCTGTACCAGTTCAGAAGCGCTGAAGATATCACAGGCTGGGTGACGGCAAATGATGATCAAGCGGGCGCCAAAGCTCCGGAATTTTCGGAGGAGGAGCAGGCGGTTGGCGTTCAGTTCGATCAGGTTGACAACGGCTCCTTTGAACTCGCTGTAGATCCGGTGAAGCTGAATATTGCGGGTCTCCATACGATAAACGCAAAGGTCAAACTGTCGGGCGGCGCGGCTAAAGCGCGCTTGTTCATCAAGACAGGAGCTGGCTGGGTATGGTCGGACAGCGGAGCGCCCCTAACAGTGGACTCCAAAGGGTATACAACTTTGAGTATTTCGTTGCCGTCCGCCGCTGAAGCAGCAGGGGTTGACCTGACTGCCGTAAAGACGATCGGCATCAAGCTTGAAGGGATCACAAACGGCGAAGGAACGGCGGAGTTGTATCTGCAGGAAGTGATGCTTGCCGCAGCCGGGGCAGATATTGATTAA
- a CDS encoding methyl-accepting chemotaxis protein has translation MRKDLGLKGSVHKFVNGTLKGVTSRGKQSIGFKIASGYVVLALLVLIIGGTSLYLMNGMQKNTGNIVEQMVPALEEIHNVNYYTEHIMAVSMQHILSTDAAQKKKLEAERDQFIRKVAESMTNYRNTLRDKDQKELLQSLNHKWDEFMTINNQAIKQSGAGDEELALEVSQKGITAFNSMQTDMDALVDLSQKAASEEGERSVEIFHTSIIVNLITVVVVLVVIGLINMVIRRTIINPLKQVTVHLQQISGGDLTSEDTLIANQDEIGLLARTVNDTNRTLLEIVSQIRSVSSIIARQGDELVRNISDTKEGSQQIALTMEELAKASGSQAEAAVEASKAIEDLNMLIEAFAVKGMDLSLHSGQVRTKGDRGKQLMESSVAQMGQIAEAVSQSMETVEELNRKNEGIFRLVGSIRSISEQTHLLAINAAIEAARAGDSGRGFAVVAQEVRKLSEEVQRTVSEITGITQGIQLDSKEVVEHLRMGVMRTEEGSRQIAETGEALDDINKSVHVMSGTIEEMGGNLQQMTAASETMNEFSQHISALAQQSAAGVEETSASAHEQLSATNEVAAGIGQLKTLLTELSESVTRFQV, from the coding sequence ATGAGAAAGGATCTGGGACTTAAGGGATCTGTACACAAATTCGTTAATGGGACATTGAAGGGGGTAACATCCAGGGGGAAGCAAAGCATAGGCTTCAAAATAGCTTCCGGGTACGTTGTTTTGGCTTTGCTGGTCTTGATTATCGGAGGAACCTCCCTCTATTTAATGAACGGTATGCAAAAGAATACCGGAAATATTGTTGAACAAATGGTCCCTGCGCTGGAAGAAATACATAATGTCAATTATTACACCGAACATATCATGGCGGTCAGTATGCAGCATATTTTAAGCACCGATGCTGCACAGAAAAAGAAGCTGGAAGCAGAACGTGACCAATTTATCCGTAAAGTGGCCGAATCTATGACCAACTATAGAAATACGCTGCGGGACAAGGATCAGAAGGAGCTGCTGCAGTCGCTGAATCATAAATGGGATGAATTTATGACTATTAACAACCAGGCGATCAAGCAGAGCGGTGCAGGCGACGAAGAACTGGCACTGGAGGTCTCGCAAAAAGGGATTACGGCGTTTAATTCGATGCAGACCGATATGGATGCTCTGGTTGATCTCAGCCAGAAAGCCGCATCTGAAGAGGGCGAGCGTTCCGTTGAGATTTTTCATACTTCCATTATTGTGAATCTGATTACTGTAGTGGTAGTGCTGGTTGTGATCGGTCTGATTAATATGGTTATCCGGCGCACAATCATCAATCCGCTGAAGCAGGTAACCGTTCATTTGCAACAAATATCAGGCGGTGATTTGACGTCAGAGGATACCTTGATCGCAAATCAGGATGAAATCGGTTTGCTTGCCAGGACGGTAAACGATACGAACCGGACATTGCTGGAGATTGTGAGTCAGATCCGTAGTGTTTCCAGTATTATCGCGCGGCAGGGGGATGAGCTGGTCCGCAATATTTCCGATACAAAGGAGGGCAGCCAGCAGATTGCCCTTACCATGGAGGAGTTGGCCAAAGCTTCTGGAAGCCAGGCGGAGGCAGCTGTAGAAGCATCCAAAGCGATAGAGGATCTGAATATGCTGATTGAGGCCTTTGCAGTCAAAGGAATGGATCTGTCGCTTCATTCCGGGCAGGTGCGGACAAAGGGTGACAGAGGCAAGCAATTAATGGAGAGCTCAGTGGCACAAATGGGGCAAATCGCCGAAGCCGTATCACAATCCATGGAAACGGTGGAGGAGCTGAACCGCAAGAATGAGGGGATCTTCCGGCTGGTTGGCTCGATCCGCAGCATTTCCGAACAGACGCATCTCCTGGCAATCAACGCTGCGATTGAAGCAGCCAGAGCCGGAGACAGCGGGCGCGGATTTGCGGTTGTGGCGCAAGAGGTGCGGAAGCTTTCGGAGGAAGTGCAGCGGACGGTATCGGAAATCACCGGGATTACGCAAGGCATTCAGCTGGACTCCAAAGAGGTGGTCGAGCATTTGCGCATGGGGGTCATGAGGACAGAAGAAGGCAGCCGGCAAATTGCTGAGACAGGCGAAGCTTTGGATGACATCAACAAATCGGTGCATGTGATGTCCGGCACCATTGAAGAGATGGGCGGTAATCTTCAGCAGATGACCGCAGCAAGCGAAACGATGAACGAGTTCAGCCAGCATATTTCAGCCCTAGCCCAGCAATCGGCGGCAGGTGTGGAAGAAACCTCAGCTTCGGCCCACGAGCAGCTCAGCGCCACCAATGAAGTTGCAGCTGGCATAGGGCAGTTGAAAACACTGCTGACCGAGCTTAGTGAATCGGTAACTCGTTTTCAGGTATAA
- a CDS encoding D-2-hydroxyacid dehydrogenase, giving the protein MTKSIVCLQPLTSQQQKLILDAAPGYTLTLGNAKNPDLELLANAEIVIGWGKGISDTLLRPDSPLRWVQTWSAGVEKLPLDRLEERGILLTNASGVHAEPITAVIFGFMLLFTRNLHTAVRNQQNRRWHSEGNESELTGKTAVIAGTGSIGSETARIAKAFRMKTIGISRSGKPVADFDQVYTTDELPDAVRQGDFVINTLPLTDETQGLFNAEIFSNCKQGAYYINIGRGATTHTEDLMAALKSGQLAGAGLDVFETEPLPQDHPLWGMEQVVITPHCAGTTDRYADRVVDIFTDNLQSYLQDGAPSRNRVDYSRQY; this is encoded by the coding sequence ATGACGAAATCCATTGTTTGTTTACAGCCCCTTACATCCCAGCAGCAGAAGCTCATTCTCGATGCCGCCCCAGGTTATACCCTCACACTGGGAAACGCCAAAAATCCGGATTTGGAGCTTCTGGCCAATGCAGAAATTGTAATCGGCTGGGGCAAGGGCATCAGCGACACGCTGCTGCGGCCGGATTCACCGCTGCGTTGGGTTCAGACCTGGTCGGCAGGTGTAGAGAAACTCCCGCTTGATCGTTTGGAGGAGCGCGGAATCCTGCTCACGAACGCCAGTGGCGTTCACGCCGAGCCGATCACAGCTGTAATCTTTGGCTTTATGCTGCTCTTCACCCGTAATTTGCATACAGCCGTACGCAACCAGCAGAACCGCCGCTGGCATTCGGAAGGCAATGAAAGTGAATTAACCGGCAAAACAGCCGTCATTGCCGGCACCGGCTCCATCGGCAGTGAAACGGCAAGAATCGCCAAGGCTTTCCGGATGAAGACCATCGGCATAAGCCGTTCCGGTAAACCGGTTGCCGATTTTGACCAGGTCTACACCACTGACGAGCTGCCTGACGCAGTCCGCCAAGGCGATTTCGTGATCAACACGCTGCCGCTCACCGACGAAACACAAGGGTTGTTTAATGCGGAAATCTTCTCCAACTGCAAGCAAGGCGCTTATTATATCAACATCGGCCGGGGAGCCACCACCCATACCGAAGACTTGATGGCCGCGCTGAAGAGCGGCCAGTTGGCCGGAGCGGGGCTGGATGTCTTTGAGACCGAACCCCTGCCGCAGGATCATCCGTTATGGGGAATGGAGCAGGTGGTAATCACCCCGCACTGTGCCGGCACAACAGACCGGTATGCCGACCGCGTTGTTGATATTTTCACAGACAACCTGCAGTCCTATCTGCAAGATGGCGCCCCTTCGCGCAATAGGGTTGACTATAGCCGCCAGTACTGA
- the thpR gene encoding RNA 2',3'-cyclic phosphodiesterase: MFIAVKVPSNLSGLLEKESEKCSAKLKFAKWTHSEDYHITLQFLGDTPRKEIPALLKALEEISGKSKPFRLSLENWGTFGLPHAPKVLWAGVSGELARLAELQRDVVNATSGLGFKAETREYNPHITLARKYRGEQPFSAEELPDLRDCGGEKENNCSEKDWTVDAFVVYATRMHAIPMYEMIEKLTFF, from the coding sequence TTGTTTATTGCCGTAAAAGTCCCTTCAAACCTGAGTGGATTATTGGAAAAAGAGTCTGAAAAATGCTCCGCAAAGCTGAAATTTGCAAAATGGACACATTCTGAAGATTATCATATTACCCTGCAGTTTCTCGGTGACACACCCAGAAAAGAAATTCCTGCACTTCTCAAAGCGCTCGAGGAAATATCCGGAAAGAGCAAGCCGTTTCGATTAAGCTTGGAGAACTGGGGGACCTTTGGTCTTCCGCATGCGCCTAAGGTGCTCTGGGCAGGGGTTTCCGGCGAGCTTGCGAGACTTGCGGAACTGCAGCGGGACGTGGTTAATGCGACTTCTGGCTTGGGTTTTAAAGCCGAGACAAGGGAGTACAATCCCCATATTACCCTGGCCCGGAAATACCGGGGCGAGCAGCCCTTCAGCGCCGAAGAGCTGCCGGATTTACGTGACTGTGGAGGAGAAAAGGAGAACAATTGTTCGGAAAAGGACTGGACGGTAGATGCTTTTGTGGTGTATGCTACTAGAATGCATGCCATTCCTATGTATGAAATGATTGAAAAATTGACATTTTTCTAA